The DNA region AAATTTGCACAGACCACGACAACACCCTTTAGAAAGTCGGATCTCCACCAATACTTCGAAAAAACCTAATTACTTCCTTTCTTTACCAAGATCTACACTGAGCACCCACCATGCCCACTGGAACCAAAGGTTCAAAAGTGACAGATCATTACAGGACAATTCCCCACTGGCCACCATATCATAAGTAGTTCTGCAAGGTCCCAGCAGAAACACTCCAGTGACTGGTTAAAAGGCAGTCCACTCCATCCGCCAAACAAATTCCGAACATAATCTGCACAGGAAGGAGACAAACACAGTTTACAACCCTGTACAATTGTATACTTGAAACTTACAAAGTAATTAGGAAAATAGTAGAGTGATATAAAGTTTTATAACAATTGCAACACAAGTACACAAATAGAAGAGAATTCCTTATTAAAGGATAATTTGACTTGTACAGTGTAACATTTGATGTAAGAGAATAAAGCTTTCAATTATCATAGACAAAATAGAAGACAAATAAGCCACTGAAAACAAATTCTGGAGCTCAAGTAGGTTGAAGTTATGTTGGCTTCACAAATCCATTACAAGGAATGTTTTGTCCGAAAGAACAGCTTATGTTAAAATGAGTTTATCTGACGTATATCATTACCAAAAACCTATCTAATTGCAATTAACAAGCACGTACAACCTATAATGGACGAAGCAAGCACAGATTCCTTTAGTAAAAGCATGAACAGGGAGAAAGGGATCAAAACACATTATATGTATTTAAGGAAACTGAGAAACGATCTGTGTTTTCAGAGAATATCTTGAACAGGTATGGACAAGGTCTGGAGCAGGTTAGCAACGATACTGAGAAGATGGAGAATCCTGTGCCCAGAGACAATGGAGGAGctgaaaaaagagagagaaagaactCCACAGGAGGTAGACCTCTGCCTGGGCTTTGTTCTAAGGAGCTGGACAATTTTTATTGGGAAGTTAACAGTGTAAACCCAATCAAACACTAAGGCTAAAACAATCAGTAAAGGAAGAACTGTGACATGGAGTGGCGAAGGAGCAGAAGATGGCAGGAACTACTGGGAAAGAAGGTCAGAGAGAGTATCTGCAAGATTGAAACTAGATGAGCCAATTAAATTGGAAGAAAAACATTGCTGCTGAGAGAAGTGCTTCAGAGTCGTGGTGCTTTTTCCAGAGGCAGTAGTCTAATCCTGGTGCTTTTTTCCAGGAAAGACCTGTGTTTGAAGATGCTTATCTAGAGGGAAACCAAGAGCTTGAACTTTGTAAACTTTTGGTCCATTCATAATGAATGAAGCCAGAGCTGCGCCTCTTGAACTCTAGCATATAGTAACCAAATTGTTTAGCAGCATACAGATCCTAAGTATCTTCACCATCGAGATACTGTATTGATAAAATGAAAGGACATCTAAAGAATTATGCTGAAGGCTCTCCATGCTAAAGCCACCTCTAACAACAGAATCAAAAGGGCTTTGACATCTATAGACAATGCCCCAGAGGGCTTTAATAAAAAGAAGCTTTCACGCACTACACCTATTTTTCTAAAGAAGTGAATGGCCCCTAGTTGGCTAGTCTGATCAATTGGCAGGCTCAGCCTCAACATCATGTTCTGATATAGAAAGAAAGAACCTAACTCCTGGAGGGTGAAAGAAGAATCTCAAGTGGATATTAAATCAAGGGATCTGTCCACAACTGATGCTTCACATGCCTTAGAGCCGGAGGTTTTTGCCTTTTTATCAAAAAGGGGAATTAGGTAAAGCAAATTCCTGCCTTGGACGAGCACGGGGTCAAGTAAAACAGGGTCGCGCTGCTTGATGCTCCGATCAAAAACAAATCAGACCATGCCGGGACAACGGAATATGCATTGGAAAGGCCTCTCCCCAGCCGGCCTATAGAACAACAATGTTGTGTCGTGTAGCGGAGCTTAGAACGAGGGGACTTGGAGCCCAAGGAAGGTGACTCGCGCTGACAGCTGACTCCTCTTCAATAGAAAGGAATAGCCAAACCTACCCAGCCAACTCAGCTAAGGATCTTCAATTTGTCATTCAATTTAACACCACTTGGTTCATTTATCAACAATTTGACAATTTCCAGATCTAAATGATACTTGCAGATATACAGCAACTAGAACATTAAAATTATCACCTATATCATGTGAACATTAGCACAAAACACAACTATTGGTTTGGTTCAAATGACCCTTTTTAAGTCATAGAGTTATCACACTATGGGTATGCCTTTGATGCTGCACAGCCTGTAAGACTAGAAAACTGGACCAACACTCCAATAGCATGTGAAGTGTTCTCAACTTCTGCAGGAAATATCTTCAGCCAACCTACAACATTTCCTAGTTCCAGTAGCTACATAAGCTTGCCTCATTAACATTTATCTCTAGATGAATTACATCAGCCATACTGATGGAAAGAATAAACTACCTTGTATATCTATGGGCAACCAAAAAAATGGTCTACAACTACAATTCAGAGCCCCATCTTGTAATTGTAAGGCATGTGTCTGCAGGTCTCTTATCAATTATCAGTCAGATATATAGCTGCATTCGCATTTTGGTCTCACATGCACAATGCCATCAAGGAAATTTCCAAGCACCCACTAATCAATTACAGAAAGTAAGCAGAAGATGCAGATCTTCCAAATATAAAATTAAATATGTTCAACATTATAAGAAGTGAAGGGTGATGCCTATGAGTAATGACAAACTTATGGATACTGCAAAGAGTAGGCAAGGCTGCATTATTCATGGTACCGCATAATCACTTTTCAGTTATAATCATGGCAGAAATGACACCAATACCATGGTGAGAAGATAGAACTAGTTAAGTCAAATGAGATAGACACAGTAAACATCCATCCAGCTCGGCCTTCTATGAGCCTCCAAGTAGACAAAAATCATCAACTAACTCATCTTTACGTAGGAATTTTAGGAATGTAGCTTTAAGAACTCAATTTGTTAAATCAAGATTGTAGGGCTAAATATTTCAATACATTAGTGCTTAGCAACAATGATCAAATTAAATATTAACATGGTCTAGCAAAGTTGTCAAGCATACCTTCCGTATAATAATGGGTATTAGAAGATGACGAGCAGCGAGAAGAGCATGTAGACGAGCCAGCACGCATAGGCGATGAGGCCCCTGTGCTCGTCGCCGCTGGATGCAAGCTCTGCTAGCAGCCTGGTGCAGACCCTGGTGGACCATAGCACGAACGCCATCCCCACTCCAAATATgagcccgccgccccgcggcaGGAAGAGGGAGACCGCGGAGAAGATGACCATGGGCAGCATGCAGTATCCGACGAGGCTGACGCACCTGTAGAGATCGAGGTCCCCGCGGCGGCCGCCCGACAGCATGGAGAAGACGAAGTAGAGGAAGAGGGACGCGACGGTGACCCAGCCGAGCACGATCCCGAAGTGGAACTTCCCCGCAAGGAGCTGGAAGAGTCCaaaggagaggaggaagaggaacggGCCCGAGAGGTCGGCGTCGGCGTGGAGCGAGGGATCCGCCGTGCGGAGCGGGTGGAGGATGGAGATCGTCTTCCGCCAGATCTGGCGCGTGTTGATGCCGAGCTCCTCGAGGAGAGGCGGCTCGTCCTCGAAGGATGCGCCGGAGCCGCCGATGCCGATGGGACCCGTGTagaggggcggcgcggaggaggaggccgcggcggcggagacgtCGAACGACATGAAAGGGAGCGGGTTGGCGGCGGACGAGGTggaggggcgcggcggcgcgaaCGCAGGCGGAGAAGAGGCCCCCACGCCCGGGGCAGGATGGCGGCGGTGCGTCGGGGTGGACGGCGTGAAGACAaccggcggcaaggggaacTCCTTCGCCATGGCCGCGGCGATCGGGGagaaagcggcggcgggcggcggtggcgagggttAGAGATCTGGGAGGTTGCGGGAGATCGAGGAGTTGGGTTTTGGCCTAGGCGAGGAGGGAGGGGATCTGGGGGGAGGAGTCGCCGAATCGGGCCGTCCAACTGCAAGATGCGAATGGTTAGCGCTGTCTTTCCTTCGGCTTTCGGGTTTTCTTTTCCGTGCTTTTTTTTTTGCGCGTTCCGTGATTAAGCAAAGGCCAAACGGGTAAATGCGTAGGTTGCTTTGGGGGATTTCTAGAGGTTTTTAGTCCACTGACTTGTAAGAGGCCACCAACCAGCGTTTAATTTCCACGAAGATATCTGGATCTACCCGTATTCCGAGATAAGTTAAGTTGCGGTAGAAATAGCATATAAAAGGTTAGCGTGCACAGTTTAGAAGATATCAGTATCAATTACATCGCACAACCAAGTCGCTAAGTACCTGGATGGTCCCGACACCTTGGACCGCCGATGCAGATTTCGTGATGAATGTAAAACGTTGAGAATTTTGTCATCTGGACATAGGATCATGCTAGATTTTTTTTACGGCTGCAGAATTACAGGCCTCACCTTAAATAACCTAAATTGGAAAAAGTTGGCCCCtatagtttttttaaaaaaattcactTATCATTGCCACAAAACAGCATTTGTATCGCTGAAATCTTGCGATTCCGACGAAGATGTCTGGATCCACCCGTGTTACGAGACGAGTTGATTGCGGCAGGATTAGCACATAGGAAATTAGCGTGCACAGTTTAGAAGATGTAAGTATCGATTACATCATGCAACTAAGACGCTAAGGTACCTTGATGCCCCCGACACCATGGACTACCGATGCAGATTTCCTCACGAAGGTAAAATCTTGAGAATTTTACATCTGGATATGGGATCGTGCTAGATTTTTCTCACTGCTGCAGAACTACAGGTCTCACTCTAGAGAACCTGAATTGAAAAAAGTAGGCCCTGTGGATTTATACAAAATTCACTTATCATAGGCCGCATAGCACCGTTTGAATCGCTGAAATCTTGCAATTCCGACAAAAATGTCTGGACCCACCTATGTTCCGAGATGAGTTGGTTGCGACAGGAATGCACATAGAAAGTTAGCATGGAAAGTTTAGAATATGTCAGTATACATTATATCGCGCAACCAAGGCGCTAAGGTATCTTGATGGCCCCGACACCGTGGACTGCCGATGCAGATTCTGTGGTGAATGTAAAACCTTGAGAACTTTGCCATCTGGATATGGAATCATGCTAGGTTTTTTTTCACGGCCGCAGAATTACAGCCCTCACCCTAGAGAATTTGAATTGGAAAAAGTGGACCCTTATggatttttataaaatttaCTTATCATAGCCATAAAACAACGTTTGTATCGCCGAAATCTGACGATTCCGATGAAGATGTCTGGACCCACCCGTGTTCCAAGACGAGTTGGTTGCGACAGGATTGGCACATAGCAAGTTAGCGTGCATAGTTTAGAAGATGTCAGTATGAATTACATCGCGCAACCAAGGCGCTAAGGTACCTTTGTGGCCCCGACATCATGGAGTGCCGATGCAGATTTCGTGACGAATGTAAAACCCTGAGAACTTTGCCATCTAGACATGGGTTCATGCTAGATTTTTTTCACGGTTGCAGGATTACAGGCCTCACCCTAGAGAATCTGAATTGGAAAAAAATGGGCCGTGGATTTTAAAAAATTCACTTATAATAGGCCGCAAAGCAGCATTTGTATCGTTGAAATCTTGCAATTCCGACGAAGATGTCTGGACCCACCCGTGTTCCGATACGAGTTGGTTGTGGTAGGATTAGCACATAGAAAGTTAGCGTGCACAGTTTAGATGATGTCAGTTCACGCAACTAAGGCGCTAAGGTACCTTGGTGGCTCCGACATCGTGGATTGTCGATCCAGATTTTGTGGCGAATGTAAAACCTAAAGAATTTTGTCATCTGGATATGAGATCATGCTAGGATTTTTTTCATGACTACAAAATTAGAGGCCTCACCCTACAGAATCTGAATCAGAAAAGGTGGACCCCTGTggatttttataaaattcactTATCATAGCCACAAAACAGCGTTTGTATCGCTCAAATCTTTCAATTCCGACGAAGATGTCTGGACTCACCCGTGCATCGAGACGAGTTGATTGCGCCAGGATTGGCACATAGTAAGTTAGCGTGCATAGTTTAGAAATATCAATGTCAATTATATCGTGCAACTAATGCGCTAAGGTACCTTGGCGGCCCCGACACCGTGGACTGCCGATGCAGATTTTATGGCAAATGTAAAACCTTGAGAACTTTGCCATGTGGATATGATATCATGCTAGTTTTTTTTCGTAGCTGCACAATTACAGGGTTCACCCTAGAGAACCTGAATTCAAAAAACTAGGCCCGTGTGGATTTAAAAAAATTCACTTTTCATAGGCCACAAAGATGAAATCTTGCAATTCCGACGAAGATGTCTGGACCGACCCATGTTATGAGATGAGTTGGTTGCGGCAGGAATGGTACATATGAAGTTGGCGCGCATAATTTAGAAGATGTCAGTATCAATTACATCACACATCGCGCAACCAAGGCGCTAAGGTATCTTGGTGGTCGCGACACCGTGCactgccgatgcagatttcataTTTGGCAGATTTCATATCAAATATAGAACCTTGAGAATATTGCCATCTGCACATGAGATCATGCTAGTATTTTTTTCACGGCTGCAGAATTACAGACCTCGTCCTGAAGAACTTGAATGGGAATAATTGGCCCCTGTGGATTTTTACAAAATTCACTTATCATAGGCCGCATAGCAGCGTTTGTATCGCTGAAATCTTACGATTCCGATGAAGATGTCTGGAACCACCCGTACTCCGAGATGAGTTGGTTGCAGCAGGAATGGCACAAAGAAAATTAACATGCACAGTTTAGAAGATGCCAGTATCAATTATACCATGCAACCAAGGCGCTAAGGTACCTTGACGGCCCGACATCGCGGACATGGGATCATGCTAGGTTTTTTTCATGACTGCAGAATTATAGACCTCATCCTAGAGAATTTGAGTTGGAAAAAGTGGGCCCCTGAggatttttataaaatttaCTTATCATAGGCCACAAAGCATTGTTTGTGTCGCTGAAATCTTGCAATTCCGATGAAGATGTCTGGACCCACCTGTGTTCCGAGACGAGTTGGTTGCGCAAGGAATTGCACATAGAAAGTTAGTGTGCATAGTTTAAAAGGCGTCAGTATCAATTACATCGCGCAACCAAGGCGCTAAGGTATCTTGGTGGCCCCGACACCGTGGactgccgatgcagatttcCTGACGAATGTAAAACCTTAATAATTTTGTCATCTGGATATGGGATCATGCTAGATTTTTTTCACTACTGCAAAATTACAGGCCTCAGCCTAGAGAATCTGAATTGGAATAGGTAGGCCCTATGGATCTTTTAAAAAATTCACTTATCATATGCCACGAAGCAGCGTTTTTATCACTGAAATCTTTCAATTCTGACGAAGATATCTGGACCCACCCGTGTTCCGAGATGAGTTGGTTGCTACAGGAATGGCACATAGGAAGTTAGCATGCACATTTTAGAAGATGTCAGTATCAATTATATCGCACAACCAAGGCGCAAAGGTACCTTGGTAGCCCCGACACCGTGGACTGCCAATGCAGATTTCGTGGCGAATGTAAAACCTTGAGAACTTTGCCATCTGGATATAGGATCATGCTAGATTTTTTTTCAAGACTGTAGAATTAGAGACCTCGTCCTAGAAAATCTGAATTGGAAAAAGTGGGGCCCTTTtgatttttataaaattcactCTTATCATAGGCCATAAAGTAGCGTTTGTATTGCTAAAATCTTGTAATTCCGACAAAAATGTCTTGGCCCACCCGTATTCCGAGACGAGTTGGTTGCGGCAGGATTGGCATATAGGAAGTTAGCGTGCACTCTCCTTTCTACAGGAAGAGGACATAGATAAACTCTCACCGTGTTGTGCTTTAAAGCAGCGAATATACAAAATAAGGAGGATGAGGCAAATGTTTGTGTTATTTCAGTAATATATGAAATGTGACTGTTATTTCCCTTCAAAAAAAATGTGATTGTTATGATGATTATGAACGGTTCAAGATTTTTCGAGAAATTATTTATATCAGTAAAATAAGATCTTCGTGGCATTCTGCAGACAAAGAGGGTCAAGTTTACCAACTTATTCTTTTTCTAATGAGATTGATTCCATTAAACCTAATGAGTAATGAGCCGCTAAAATATTAGCAAGTAAAGCATACAATATACAATCCGGTATATATAGAAAGAAAAATTGAAAAGGTTATTATGAAcatcatatatttaaaaataatTAGAATGGCGCGTCACAAAAAATATTCAATAGCCATAAGTATTTTAGCGGGTCCAACCCGTGAATTATTTTCAATTATCCTTGTTGGAGGCGTCATATACATAATCAACTCTAATTTTGTATGATGATGGTGTTCATAACATTGCCGCATTTACCAATTCAGAATCTCTAATATCTAGCAGGATCCATGCTGATCTTTTAGTTCAGCGTGAGGCCAGTGAATATGGCAGTGTTTTCATTTGGTGGTCCTAACTTAAATTCAACCAACTGATACGTGTTGGATTTGGTTCATGTTAGGTTCCATTTTTATGTGAGTCGAGGCGAAATTTGTTCATTTGGAGTTGACATTGCGAAACAAGCCGTGAAAGGTTGAAGATTTTGATTTACTTCCTGTTCTTTTTGTttgttatttttatttgttCTAGTTTGCATTAGTGCTTTATGATATCTTGGCTATACATTTCTTAAAACATGGGTCTACTACCTATAACAAACGTAGTCTGATAGATCAACGAAAAAAATTCAAAGAAAAACTAGGTCATCGAAAAAGAATGTCTAAAGCTTAAAATATATCCATTATCTAAAAAAAGTATTTCGATATCACACATAACTGATATTATTGCATCATTGTCAGGAGTATTCACATGTATATTTAGTTACAAAAGTTAAGTCACAGTACTCGTTTGTAAAATATGAAGGTTATGACAAGCTAACTAGTTTAAGTAGATTAATTGGCTTATCATAAACATAAAAAAGACGGAGGGCATAGCATGTGACTGTGGTTAAGGAATTATTAGCAATTGCAAAATTTTCAAGTGCAACTCAGTTTCATATATCTATTTAGCTACAAAAGGAGTCAATAAGCATGATATTTTTGCATATGTGTCCCAGTGGTTGTCATGAAAAAATATTTGCAACTGCAAAATTTTACAGTACATCGCAGGATAGATATGTAGTAAGTTGAAAACAAGCTGGATCTTGCATTTTTCGCAAGTGTTTGCACTGCAGAATTGCCATCTGCGTTGCCACAGCTTGCTTAAACAGAAATGCCCCCCAGACAGTTATACTAAACCTACGTATATCTATAACAAGTTAACAGCCAACCTTTGGGCGAAACACAAGACCGGTCACTCAAACAACACGTTTTGCTGTCCAAAGACAAGAAAAAGGTGCAAAGGTTCCTATTTACATGTTGTTGTTTATTCATCACTACAGTGAAAAACCTCACACCGTAGAGCCCTATGTTTAGTTATTCGCCACTCTGAACATAGACACAGCACTATAGAACCCTAAGCTTGGTAAGGAAGTCCGCACAAAAGTCCAGGAAGAGGAGCTGAGGTCCAGTAACTCTCTGCATATCGAGGAGGTATTTTTCATCCCTCGTCTTGTAAAGCTGACGAAGAAGAAAACAATGTCAGCGAATGCATCGCCAAAGAGCATATATAATACGAGAGAAAAAAATGTGGCATTTGAAGTGCATTAGTAGACTACGACTCAAAGAAAGTattgagaaaaaaaaaatgaaagtcTGCGTGGTCAAAATGACACCAGATAGTACTTGTTAGAAATAGCAGAAGCATGTGCCGAACATTTACATGCTGGAAACACAACAATATGTATTATGAATTCcctttttagaaaaaataaGAAAGAGATAAGGTGGCTTGACTAAAAAAATGATTCAAAACACATGATTGAACAATTCGACAATAATGGGTTAAAATCCACACAATTTATTACATGGTGAAAAAAGTCCAGTTAGTGTAACAAGCTACTACATACCTGGATTTCAAATTACTTGTTGCTAAAAAAATGATTCAAAACACATGATTGAACAATTCGACAATAATGGGTTAAAAATCCACACAATTTATTACATGGTGAAAAAAGTCCAGTTAGTGTAACAAGCTACTACATACCTGGATTTCAAATTTGATCACAGCAGGTAGCTTTCCATTTGCATCATCATTATGCATGATGATAGAGTCAAAGCTGTTGCTGGCATCTAACATATCATGGGCTTCAGAAAACCCAGGACACCATCTGCATTTCATGTTGTAGTGTCCATTCTTCTTCCAGCTCACATTTAATTCTTGAAGTGCTTTCAGGACCTCGATCATTATTTCACGAGGGTGGGCCCGAGACTGTTGGTTAAATGAGACATTAATACAAGTGCTAGGTGGTACAAGGCAAAGCAAAATGAACAGTATGCAAGACCTGAAGTCCGAGCGCCCATTTTCTTTCAACAGGATAATGTGTCCGCAAACCGCTGCTATGTGGATCACTGCTTCCTGGAACATAATTCCTTGTACCAGAACTAGCTGATTCGGATGACGCCAGCTGATTTAAATTCCTATCCTGGAGAAGCAACCATTCAGGTATTCAGAAATTCAACAGTGCTAAAATCATCAATAAATCAAATAACTTCCCCACTGCTTATCTTGTTTAAAGGCCCGAATGTAAAGTGTACTGACCATTGAATCTTGATAATCTGCCCCGAGATAGCCACTGGTTGCTCTAAACCGATTGTCCAATAGTAAATAATACGCAACAGTAGCCTGGAATATTTGCCAAATATCAGTAGCCAAGTCACTAAAAGGAACACAAGGCTCATATTGCATGTCCATACCTCATTTTGAAGTCGGCTGCACAGTGATTCACACACATCGTCCTTGTTAAATCCCATTTTAACAACATCTCGAAGTGTATCCTCATCAATCTTCCGGAAATGGCCATTGTAGGAAATGTTATAACATTGTCAGAGAAGAATGAGAGGGCTGGTcattgtaaaatcaatctaacAGAAATACCTTAATACCCCTCAAAATGTGACACTGCAAAAAAAATTAGTGCACCACTTATGCATTCTATCAGATATACCTGTTGGTGGCTTGGTGCTACAATACAAACTAGCAGTATGGAATAATACGAGATATAATTTTTTTAATATTGATTTCTACAATATTATATTCACAAGATAGTACAGAAATATGCTTATAAAAGTATTTTACATGTAAAAATATATAATTAATGATTCTAATATGAACAGTCTAAATACTTTTTCTTACATATTAGTGGACAAAAATAGAAAAAGTTGAAAACAATCATACAATAGCGGCATAACCACTCAAATACAAGAGAGGATATACCATTTTGGCTTGTTGTGCCGTGTCTGGTGGAGGCACTGCCAAGTAACGAGGAAGACGATTCTGGAACCATTGATGCTCTCGAATTTCACGAATTGTGATTCTCTTCATAGGCTCGACAACAAGCATTCTTGGGATTAAATCCCTGGCCAAAGCAGATAAATGACTCGGAAGAGTGTAGATACCTCCCTGAAACACAAAACCAGGGGGAGGGCGATCAAATCCCTCCCAAAAAAAAATGTTGCATGGTAGAAGTAGTCCACGCAAGTTCTTTCTCACCTTGATCTTTTTGAACAGGTTGGGAATATTCTCATCATCAAATGGAAGAGTTCCACAAAGAAGTGCATAAAGGATCACTCCACAACTCCATACATCAACCTCAGGTCCAGCATATAATCTACCAGATATTACCTGCAAAGGAACACCCACATGTATCAAGAAACATGGTGTGTAAGAAAAAGCAGGAAAATAGATCAACAAATCTCTGTAACAGGCATAAAATACCTCTGGAGCAGCATAATTTGGACTCCCACAGCTAGTCTTCAAAAAATGACCATCATGCATTACATTGCTTAAGCCAAAGTCCGCAAGTTTTACATTATACttcgaatcaagtaacaggtTTTCTGGCTTTAGGTCACGATGGACAACCATGTTTCTGTGGCAGTATTCAACACCAGATATGATCTGTTCATTGCACatgaaaaaaaaaaactaatAAGACACCTTGAATATACAAAAAAAAATCAGAACATTTTAACTAGCATATCCTCCCATGGAAAGATGTAATGTTTCAATCATGATTCAAAATTCTGAGACTAAGATAATCAAGACTTCATAAAGAGGCTTTAACTGATTGAATAGATTGCATCGCTAAAGACAAAGCAATTACCTCATCAGGCTTGCAAGTCAGCATGGTTACATGTCAGAAGCTAAAAACAAGGCAACGCAAAACTAATCCAAATAGGCAAATACTTAATGTGACCCACATTAAACACAGCAGAAAAATAATGAGGAACATGGATGGAATGTCCATAAGTATTAAATTTTCACTGATGCAAAACAACAAGGGAGAAACCTTTTATTGATAAATACTTATTGTGACAAAAAAAAACATGTCACTACAAGCAAATAAATGAGCAAAAGAACAAATACCTGCTGGAAGATTCGCCGAGCTTCATCTTCCTGTAATCTGCCTTTCTCAACAATGTAATCAAACAGCTCACCATACTTACAATATTCCATCACAACATATATATCCATAGGTGTGTAAATGACCTCATAAAGCCGGATGATATGGGGGTGAATGAACAACTTCAATATCTTGATTTCTCTCTTTGCTGGAAACAGGAAACAGGGGGGCGATCTTAATAGAAGCAAATCAACTCCGAGTCTTAATTTCAAAGCACTATCAAAAGTTAAACTTGCTCCTTGTCAAAATATATCAAGCGAAATAATGTCCAATCCAACTGTATAAGGCAGCATACCTTTCTCTTCCATTTCCATATTTCTCATTTGGCGGCAGTTAATGATCTTTATAGCAACTCTATGTCCTGTAAGCTTATGCTCTGCAATCTTCACTTTTCCAAATGTACCAATACCTAATGTTCTTCCCAGGGTGTAGTTTCTTAATGCATCAGAATGCCCACCCCCTCTAGTGCTTCCATCCATTTTCACTCTGCCATTAATGAAAGAAG from Panicum hallii strain FIL2 chromosome 9, PHallii_v3.1, whole genome shotgun sequence includes:
- the LOC112873983 gene encoding protein YIPF5 homolog; this encodes MAKEFPLPPVVFTPSTPTHRRHPAPGVGASSPPAFAPPRPSTSSAANPLPFMSFDVSAAAASSSAPPLYTGPIGIGGSGASFEDEPPLLEELGINTRQIWRKTISILHPLRTADPSLHADADLSGPFLFLLSFGLFQLLAGKFHFGIVLGWVTVASLFLYFVFSMLSGGRRGDLDLYRCVSLVGYCMLPMVIFSAVSLFLPRGGGLIFGVGMAFVLWSTRVCTRLLAELASSGDEHRGLIAYACWLVYMLFSLLVIF
- the LOC112876232 gene encoding serine/threonine protein kinase OSK3; translation: MDGSTRGGGHSDALRNYTLGRTLGIGTFGKVKIAEHKLTGHRVAIKIINCRQMRNMEMEEKAKREIKILKLFIHPHIIRLYEVIYTPMDIYVVMEYCKYGELFDYIVEKGRLQEDEARRIFQQIISGVEYCHRNMVVHRDLKPENLLLDSKYNVKLADFGLSNVMHDGHFLKTSCGSPNYAAPEVISGRLYAGPEVDVWSCGVILYALLCGTLPFDDENIPNLFKKIKGGIYTLPSHLSALARDLIPRMLVVEPMKRITIREIREHQWFQNRLPRYLAVPPPDTAQQAKMIDEDTLRDVVKMGFNKDDVCESLCSRLQNEATVAYYLLLDNRFRATSGYLGADYQDSMDRNLNQLASSESASSGTRNYVPGSSDPHSSGLRTHYPVERKWALGLQSRAHPREIMIEVLKALQELNVSWKKNGHYNMKCRWCPGFSEAHDMLDASNSFDSIIMHNDDANGKLPAVIKFEIQLYKTRDEKYLLDMQRVTGPQLLFLDFCADFLTKLRVL